The following coding sequences are from one Strix uralensis isolate ZFMK-TIS-50842 chromosome 6, bStrUra1, whole genome shotgun sequence window:
- the LOC141944919 gene encoding feather beta keratin-like — protein sequence MSCYDLCLPSSCGPRPLATSCNQPCFRRCGDSTAVIQPPTVVVTLPGPILSSYPQNTTVGSTASAAVGSYLRCCGVPVASGGSRGLGKAGLLCLGSGL from the coding sequence ATGTCCTGCTACGACCTGTGCCTGCCCTCCTCCTGTGGTCCCCGGCCACTGGCCACCAGCTGCAACCAGCCCTGCTTCCGCCGCTGCGGGGACTCCACTGCCGTCATCCAGCCCCCCACCGTCGTGGTCACCCTTCCCgggcccatcctcagctcctACCCGCAAAACACGACGGTGGGGTCCACGGCATCAGCAGCGGTTGGGAGCTACCTCCGGTGCTGCGGGGTCCCCGTGGCCTCCGGTGGTAGCCGGGGGCTGGGGAAGGCGGGactgctgtgcctgggcagcGGGCTGTAG
- the FTCD gene encoding formimidoyltransferase-cyclodeaminase isoform X1, with protein sequence MAKLVECVPNFSEGNNKEVIDALGQAISQTPGCVLLDVDAGASTNRTVYTFVGSPEAIIEGALNAARMAGQLIDMSRHTGEHPRMGALDVCPFVPVMNVSMEECVTCAHIFGQRLAAELGVPVYLYGEAAREESRKALPAIRAGEYEALPEKLAKPEWAPDFGPPTFVPRWGATVTGARTFLIAYNINLLCTKELAHRIALNLREQGRGADQPGRLKRVQGIGWYLEEENIAQVSTNLLDFQTTPLHAVYEEVCRDAEALNLPVVGSQLVGLVPKKAMLDTAEFYIKKEKLFILEEEQKIRLVISRLGLDSLSPFHPRERIIEYLVQAGEVDRGLVAKPLGAFVRAVGGRSAAPGGGSVSAAAAALGAALGCMVGLMSYGKRQFEELDPIMRKLIPPFHQAMDELVAMVDTDSCAFSSYMEAMKLPKSTPEERERRTAAMQQGLKTAVKVPCALAEKVSGLWPALKELARHCNLACKSDIQVGAKMLEAAVFGAYFNVMINLKDITDEKFKLVMSQKVSGLLEEAKRGSALVLELLEKRAA encoded by the exons ATGGCCAAGCTGGTGGAGTGCGTCCCCAACTTCTCGGAGGGGAATAACAAGGAG GTGATCGATGCGCTGGGGCAGGCCATCTCCCAGACGCCGGGCTGCGTGCTGCTGGACGTGGACGCTGGTGCCTCCACCAACCGCACTGTCTACACCTTTGTGGGCTCCCCTGAGGCCATCATTGAAGGGGCACTGAACGCGGCTCGCATGGCTGGGCAGCTCATTGACATGAGCCGGCACACAG GTGAACATCCTCGCATGGGAGCCCTGGACGTCTGCCCCTTCGTGCCGGTGATGAACGTCAGCATGGAGGAGTGCGTCACCTGCGCCCACATCTTTGGGCAGCgcttggcagcagagctgggggtgccTG TTTACCTGTATGGAGAGGCAGCACGGGAGGAGAGCAGGAAAGCCCTGCCTGCCATTCGCGCTGGCGAGTATGAGGCGCTCCCTGAGAAG cttgCTAAACCAGAGTGGGCTCCCGATTTTGGGCCCCCAACCTTTGTCCCCCGGTGGGGGGCCACGGTGACGGGTGCGCGGACCTTCCTTATCGCGTACAACATCAACCTGCTGTGCACCAAGGAGCTGGCTCACCGCATCGCCCTCAACCTCCGTGAGCAGGGTCGTGGCGCTGACCAG CCCGGGCGCTTGAAGAGGGTGCAGGGCATTGGCTGGTATTTGGAGGAAGAGAATATAGCCCAGGTTTCGACGAACCTGCTGGACTTTCAGACCACGCCGCTCCATGCTGTCTACGAGGAGGTCTGTCGAGATGCAGAG GCACTGAATCTCCCTGTGGTGGGGTCCCAGCTGGTGGGGCTTGTCCCCAAGAAGGCCATGCTGGACACAGCTGAGTTTTACATCAAGAAGGAAAAACTTTTCATCCTGGAAGAGGAACAGAAGATCAGGCTG GTGATCAGCCGGCTGGGCCTGGACTCCCTGTCTCCGTTTCACCCCCGGGAGCGCATCATCGA gtacctggtgcaggcaggagaggtgGACAGGGGGCTGGTGGCCAAGCCACTGGGTGCCTTCGTGCGAGCAGTTGGTGGCAGGTCGGCAGCACCGGGAGGAGGCTCCGTGTCCGCAGCTGCGGCTGCCCTG GGAGCGGCGCTGGGCTGCATGGTGGGGCTGATGAGCTATGGGAAGCGGCAGTTTGAGGAGCTGGACCCCATCATGAGGAAGTTGATCCCCCCTTTCCACCAGGCCATGGATGAGCTGGTGGCCATGGTAGACACTGACTCCTGTGCCTTCAGCAGCTACATG GAAGCAATGAAGCTGCCAAAAAGCACCCCTGAAGAGCGGGAGAG ACGCACAGCTGCCATGCAACAGGGGCTGAAGACAGCCGTGAAGGTGCCCTGTGCCCTGGCAGAGAAGGTGAGCGGTCTCTGGCCTGCTCTGAAGGAGCTGGCACGCCACTGCAACCTGGCCTGCAAATCTGACATCCAG GTGGGAGCTAAAATGCTGGAAGCAGCTGTGTTCGGAGCTTACTTCAATGTCATGATCAACCTCAAAGACATAACAGATGAGAAGTTCAAGCTTGTG ATGTCACAGAAGGTCtctgggctgctggaggaggcgaAGCGAGGCTCGGCGcttgtgctggagctgctggagaagcGAGCAGCCTGA
- the FTCD gene encoding formimidoyltransferase-cyclodeaminase isoform X2 — MAKLVECVPNFSEGNNKEVIDALGQAISQTPGCVLLDVDAGASTNRTVYTFVGSPEAIIEGALNAARMAGQLIDMSRHTGEHPRMGALDVCPFVPVMNVSMEECVTCAHIFGQRLAAELGVPVYLYGEAAREESRKALPAIRAGEYEALPEKLAKPEWAPDFGPPTFVPRWGATVTGARTFLIAYNINLLCTKELAHRIALNLREQGRGADQPGRLKRVQGIGWYLEEENIAQVSTNLLDFQTTPLHAVYEEALNLPVVGSQLVGLVPKKAMLDTAEFYIKKEKLFILEEEQKIRLVISRLGLDSLSPFHPRERIIEYLVQAGEVDRGLVAKPLGAFVRAVGGRSAAPGGGSVSAAAAALGAALGCMVGLMSYGKRQFEELDPIMRKLIPPFHQAMDELVAMVDTDSCAFSSYMEAMKLPKSTPEERERRTAAMQQGLKTAVKVPCALAEKVSGLWPALKELARHCNLACKSDIQVGAKMLEAAVFGAYFNVMINLKDITDEKFKLVMSQKVSGLLEEAKRGSALVLELLEKRAA; from the exons ATGGCCAAGCTGGTGGAGTGCGTCCCCAACTTCTCGGAGGGGAATAACAAGGAG GTGATCGATGCGCTGGGGCAGGCCATCTCCCAGACGCCGGGCTGCGTGCTGCTGGACGTGGACGCTGGTGCCTCCACCAACCGCACTGTCTACACCTTTGTGGGCTCCCCTGAGGCCATCATTGAAGGGGCACTGAACGCGGCTCGCATGGCTGGGCAGCTCATTGACATGAGCCGGCACACAG GTGAACATCCTCGCATGGGAGCCCTGGACGTCTGCCCCTTCGTGCCGGTGATGAACGTCAGCATGGAGGAGTGCGTCACCTGCGCCCACATCTTTGGGCAGCgcttggcagcagagctgggggtgccTG TTTACCTGTATGGAGAGGCAGCACGGGAGGAGAGCAGGAAAGCCCTGCCTGCCATTCGCGCTGGCGAGTATGAGGCGCTCCCTGAGAAG cttgCTAAACCAGAGTGGGCTCCCGATTTTGGGCCCCCAACCTTTGTCCCCCGGTGGGGGGCCACGGTGACGGGTGCGCGGACCTTCCTTATCGCGTACAACATCAACCTGCTGTGCACCAAGGAGCTGGCTCACCGCATCGCCCTCAACCTCCGTGAGCAGGGTCGTGGCGCTGACCAG CCCGGGCGCTTGAAGAGGGTGCAGGGCATTGGCTGGTATTTGGAGGAAGAGAATATAGCCCAGGTTTCGACGAACCTGCTGGACTTTCAGACCACGCCGCTCCATGCTGTCTACGAGGAG GCACTGAATCTCCCTGTGGTGGGGTCCCAGCTGGTGGGGCTTGTCCCCAAGAAGGCCATGCTGGACACAGCTGAGTTTTACATCAAGAAGGAAAAACTTTTCATCCTGGAAGAGGAACAGAAGATCAGGCTG GTGATCAGCCGGCTGGGCCTGGACTCCCTGTCTCCGTTTCACCCCCGGGAGCGCATCATCGA gtacctggtgcaggcaggagaggtgGACAGGGGGCTGGTGGCCAAGCCACTGGGTGCCTTCGTGCGAGCAGTTGGTGGCAGGTCGGCAGCACCGGGAGGAGGCTCCGTGTCCGCAGCTGCGGCTGCCCTG GGAGCGGCGCTGGGCTGCATGGTGGGGCTGATGAGCTATGGGAAGCGGCAGTTTGAGGAGCTGGACCCCATCATGAGGAAGTTGATCCCCCCTTTCCACCAGGCCATGGATGAGCTGGTGGCCATGGTAGACACTGACTCCTGTGCCTTCAGCAGCTACATG GAAGCAATGAAGCTGCCAAAAAGCACCCCTGAAGAGCGGGAGAG ACGCACAGCTGCCATGCAACAGGGGCTGAAGACAGCCGTGAAGGTGCCCTGTGCCCTGGCAGAGAAGGTGAGCGGTCTCTGGCCTGCTCTGAAGGAGCTGGCACGCCACTGCAACCTGGCCTGCAAATCTGACATCCAG GTGGGAGCTAAAATGCTGGAAGCAGCTGTGTTCGGAGCTTACTTCAATGTCATGATCAACCTCAAAGACATAACAGATGAGAAGTTCAAGCTTGTG ATGTCACAGAAGGTCtctgggctgctggaggaggcgaAGCGAGGCTCGGCGcttgtgctggagctgctggagaagcGAGCAGCCTGA
- the FTCD gene encoding formimidoyltransferase-cyclodeaminase isoform X3, with product MAKLVECVPNFSEGNNKEVIDALGQAISQTPGCVLLDVDAGASTNRTVYTFVGSPEAIIEGALNAARMAGQLIDMSRHTGEHPRMGALDVCPFVPVMNVSMEECVTCAHIFGQRLAAELGVPVYLYGEAAREESRKALPAIRAGEYEALPEKALNLPVVGSQLVGLVPKKAMLDTAEFYIKKEKLFILEEEQKIRLVISRLGLDSLSPFHPRERIIEYLVQAGEVDRGLVAKPLGAFVRAVGGRSAAPGGGSVSAAAAALGAALGCMVGLMSYGKRQFEELDPIMRKLIPPFHQAMDELVAMVDTDSCAFSSYMEAMKLPKSTPEERERRTAAMQQGLKTAVKVPCALAEKVSGLWPALKELARHCNLACKSDIQVGAKMLEAAVFGAYFNVMINLKDITDEKFKLVMSQKVSGLLEEAKRGSALVLELLEKRAA from the exons ATGGCCAAGCTGGTGGAGTGCGTCCCCAACTTCTCGGAGGGGAATAACAAGGAG GTGATCGATGCGCTGGGGCAGGCCATCTCCCAGACGCCGGGCTGCGTGCTGCTGGACGTGGACGCTGGTGCCTCCACCAACCGCACTGTCTACACCTTTGTGGGCTCCCCTGAGGCCATCATTGAAGGGGCACTGAACGCGGCTCGCATGGCTGGGCAGCTCATTGACATGAGCCGGCACACAG GTGAACATCCTCGCATGGGAGCCCTGGACGTCTGCCCCTTCGTGCCGGTGATGAACGTCAGCATGGAGGAGTGCGTCACCTGCGCCCACATCTTTGGGCAGCgcttggcagcagagctgggggtgccTG TTTACCTGTATGGAGAGGCAGCACGGGAGGAGAGCAGGAAAGCCCTGCCTGCCATTCGCGCTGGCGAGTATGAGGCGCTCCCTGAGAAG GCACTGAATCTCCCTGTGGTGGGGTCCCAGCTGGTGGGGCTTGTCCCCAAGAAGGCCATGCTGGACACAGCTGAGTTTTACATCAAGAAGGAAAAACTTTTCATCCTGGAAGAGGAACAGAAGATCAGGCTG GTGATCAGCCGGCTGGGCCTGGACTCCCTGTCTCCGTTTCACCCCCGGGAGCGCATCATCGA gtacctggtgcaggcaggagaggtgGACAGGGGGCTGGTGGCCAAGCCACTGGGTGCCTTCGTGCGAGCAGTTGGTGGCAGGTCGGCAGCACCGGGAGGAGGCTCCGTGTCCGCAGCTGCGGCTGCCCTG GGAGCGGCGCTGGGCTGCATGGTGGGGCTGATGAGCTATGGGAAGCGGCAGTTTGAGGAGCTGGACCCCATCATGAGGAAGTTGATCCCCCCTTTCCACCAGGCCATGGATGAGCTGGTGGCCATGGTAGACACTGACTCCTGTGCCTTCAGCAGCTACATG GAAGCAATGAAGCTGCCAAAAAGCACCCCTGAAGAGCGGGAGAG ACGCACAGCTGCCATGCAACAGGGGCTGAAGACAGCCGTGAAGGTGCCCTGTGCCCTGGCAGAGAAGGTGAGCGGTCTCTGGCCTGCTCTGAAGGAGCTGGCACGCCACTGCAACCTGGCCTGCAAATCTGACATCCAG GTGGGAGCTAAAATGCTGGAAGCAGCTGTGTTCGGAGCTTACTTCAATGTCATGATCAACCTCAAAGACATAACAGATGAGAAGTTCAAGCTTGTG ATGTCACAGAAGGTCtctgggctgctggaggaggcgaAGCGAGGCTCGGCGcttgtgctggagctgctggagaagcGAGCAGCCTGA